One stretch of Eupeodes corollae chromosome 2, idEupCoro1.1, whole genome shotgun sequence DNA includes these proteins:
- the LOC129944727 gene encoding protein-serine O-palmitoleoyltransferase porcupine — translation MEDYFDDYEEEDLYEDYDFDKRLLFPFSRQTLEETFKNCVLPSLSQIATYAGTLIGWNLLCRLAWLMAKCAGIRPWVDHLISFVTGCGVLYYTIGLDFLVVLLFAMVSYVILSILEYRQSRSTGYVMGAICIVGLFLYELLAENPTVWHKIRGVQMIATMKVVSLAFDLDAKKHARTPALFPFLGYMLCPANAVLGPWMAYDEYTVSLDQSRIEFRWFLWTVSNSLASLGFLLLSNCFVALICTDYASKWIIAFRDALSFRCSHYFISFLSQATMAAAGVHTSQSFGDKSRIFGSLVTKPCSIEVPRSLTEVVRNWNIPMHRWLKTYVFRTIKNRSTLAAIICTYVVSSLLHGLHFQIYAVLLSLGIFTFIEFQLRSKIASIFGACILPNPCRQRACSHEHKWKSTFSLVMNSVFGLLTMMHLAYLGIMMEGTSSPNAQANRFSIQAGFNKWMSLDFLSHWIFACSYLFYLVV, via the coding sequence ATGGAGGACTATTTCGACGACTACGAGGAAGAAGATCTGTACGAAGATTATGACTTTGACAAAAGGCTTTTGTTTCCATTTAGCCGGCAAACTCTAGAGGAAACTTTCAAGAACTGTGTCCTTCCTTCACTCAGTCAGATTGCAACTTATGCGGGGACTCTGATCGGCTGGAATTTGCTGTGTCGATTGGCTTGGCTTATGGCAAAGTGCGCTGGCATACGGCCATGGGTAGATCACCTAATTTCCTTTGTAACCGGCTGCGGCGTTCTCTATTACACAATTGGCCTGGATTTCCTTGTCGTGCTGCTCTTCGCGATGGTGTCCTATGTAATCCTGAGCATCCTGGAGTACAGGCAGTCCAGAAGCACGGGCTACGTAATGGGGGCTATTTGCATAGTGGGTCTGTTCCTGTACGAGCTGCTGGCTGAAAACCCCACAGTTTGGCATAAGATTCGAGGAGTGCAAATGATTGCCACGATGAAAGTTGTGTCACTTGCATTCGATTTGGATGCTAAAAAGCATGCGCGCACTCCAGCCTTGTTCCCGTTCCTTGGGTATATGCTGTGTCCGGCTAATGCCGTGCTCGGTCCGTGGATGGCTTATGACGAGTACACTGTGAGCTTGGATCAATCGAGGATAGAATTCCGGTGGTTTCTGTGGACGGTGTCAAATAGTCTGGCATCGCTGGGTTTCCTCTTGCTTTCGAATTGTTTCGTGGCGCTTATTTGCACTGATTACGCTTCAAAATGGATTATAGCCTTCCGTGATGCCTTGTCCTTCCGTTGCAGTCATTATTTCATCTCATTTCTTTCTCAGGCCACAATGGCGGCTGCTGGTGTGCACACCAGTCAGAGTTTTGGGGACAAATCAAGAATCTTTGGGAGTTTGGTCACTAAACCGTGCTCCATAGAGGTGCCGCGCTCGCTTACCGAGGTGGTCCGTAATTGGAACATTCCAATGCACCGATGGCTGAAGACTTACGTCTTCCGAACCATCAAGAACAGGAGCACCCTGGCTGCCATCATATGCACATACGTGGTGTCGTCGCTTTTGCATGGATTGCACTTCCAAATATACGCTGTCCTCCTATCTCTCGGTATCTTCACCTTCATCGAGTTCCAACTTCGGTCGAAAATTGCGAGCATTTTCGGAGCATGTATCCTGCCAAACCCCTGCCGCCAGAGAGCCTGTTCCCATGAGCACAAGTGGAAGTCCACGTTCAGCTTGGTAATGAATTCGGTGTTTGGATTGTTGACGATGATGCATTTGGCCTACTTGGGCATAATGATGGAGGGAACGAGCTCACCCAATGCTCAAGCTAACCGGTTTTCCATTCAAGCAGGGTTCAATAAATGGATGTCACTGGACTTCCTCAGCCACTGGATATTTGCCTGCAGTTATCTATTTTACTTGGTAGTCTAG